TGGGGACCAGTACAGGTCCCTCCCCTGCATTCCCCCTAGGGTGTCCTTCAGTGGGTCCCAGTCACgctatgtgaccttggccagACAAGCAAGCGCTCTCTGAACCAGGGGTGGCTTTATCCCTTTGAGCTGTCTCAAGGCTGGGAGGTACAAAACACCTGGAATGTCCACCAGAGAGGAGATTGTTTCCAGCCTGAGTGGTGACCCTGCCCTGCCCACAGGTCCAGTGTCCAGCATCCTCGTGACCCGCTTTGGGTGTCGGCCGGTGATGCTGGTGGGTGGGCTGTTGGCCTCGGCAGGCATGATCCTAGCATCCTTCGCCACGCGCCTCCTGGAGCTATATCTCACGGCTGGGGTGCTCACAGGTGAGGGCACCCACTGCCCTCCTCccttttgggggcgggggtgggggtgcaggtgggggtCCGGAGTTCTTGTTGCAAGACCTCCATCCTCAGTTTCCCCACGAGAGGCTGTCCTCGTCCCTCGGCTCAGTTGTCCTGGGTCTGCCGGCCTGTCGGGGCCTCGTCCTTCCCTCACGCTGGGGACTGGGGTGGGGCGCCCTCAGGGAGCCCAGCACAGCGCCTCCTCGCCCGCAGGCTTGGGCCTGGCCCTCAACTTCCAGCCGTCGCTCATCATGCTGGGGCTGTACTTCGAGCGGCGGCGGCCTCTGGCCAACGGGCTGGCGGCGGCGGGCAGCCCGGTGTTCCTGTCCGCGCTGTCGCCGCTCGGCCAGCTGCTGCTCGAGCGCTTCGGCTGGCGCGGCGGCTTCCTGTTGCTCGGCGGCCTCCTGCTGCACTGCTGCGCGTGCGGGGCTGTCATGCGGCCGCCGCCAGGGTCCGACCCGCGACCGCGCAGGGACAGCGCGGGCGACGCTCCCGGGGAGGCGGAGGCGGACTGCGAGGGACTGCGCCTGCGCGAAGAGGCGCCCTCTGGCGGCCGGGCCCGCCGGCGCCTGCTGGACGTGGCCGTGTGCACCGACCGCGCCTTCGCGGTGTACGCCGTCACCAAGTTCCTGATGGCGCTCGGGCTCTTCGTGCCCGCCATCCTGCTGGTGAACTACGCCAAGGACGCGGGCGTGCCTGACTCCGAGGCTGCCTTCCTGCTCTCCATCGTGGGCTTCGTAGACATCGTGGCGCGGCCGGCGTGCGGCGCTCTGGCCGGCCTGGCGCGCCTGCGACCGCACGTCGCCTACCTCTTCAGCCTGGCCTTGATGGCCAACGGGCTCACGGACTTGAGCAGCGCGCGCGCGCGGTCCTACAGCGCCCTTGTCGCATTCTGCATCGCCTTCGGCCTCTCCTACGGCATGGTGGGTGCGCTGCAGTTCGAGGTGCTCATGGCGGCCGTGGGTGCGCCCCGATTCCCCAGTGCCCTGGGCCTGGTGCTACTCCTCGAGGCCGTGGCTGTGCTCATCGGACCGCCCTCTGCCGGTGCGCTCcgcaggaggagggggtggcgCGGCCTCGTGCCCCTAAGTTCGAGGGAAGCCCCCTTCCTGGCCCAGATGGAACATCCAGAGATGAGAGGAAGGGACCCATCCGGGGAGACAGCCCGGTGGGGTGGACGCCGCTTCCCATGGCCAGTTAGCCTCTTCTCCAAGCGATACCACCAGTTCTGGGTGGGGATGGAAAAGCCAGGAAATGTGCCAGAAATGTGCCAGTGGAGAGCAGCTGGCCTGCTGGCTCATCTCCAGCAGATGGCATGAAGGCCTTGGGATGTGCAGATAGatgcttattttccttttgccGGTGGGCAGCTGAGGCAGAGAGGCCCAGGGCGAGGTGCAGCCCCAGAATCAGAGCCAAGCCCTGCACTGTGCTCAGTGCCCATATCTTTGAAACACTAAACTGAGTGGCCCTGAGGGTGACCGAGATAGGGACTGTGCCTTTAGGGAATCAGGAGCAGAGAGGGTGCTCATTGCGCTCACAGGGAGGAGAGGCGCTGGGGTCTTCCACCGCGCGCACTGCCTGGTGGGCACTCTGTACTCATCACGTCTTAGAAGTCCTCCTGGGGAAAGTGGAAGGGGAGGCTCCAGCACAGGCTGCAGCCTCACAGGGCGGGGTAGACCCCACAGGAGACAGCATGGGGTGGGGGCATTTGGGGGATCCTGTTCCTAAACAAGtaaagcaggggtgggggacgTTAGGGTCTTCCTGGGCTCTCAGGTTATCCCTGAAATGGCAGGAACCTGCCTGTGAGCAGGAGAGAGCTGAGGCCAGGCTGCAGGAGGAGTGGTGACAGGGGCCACCTTTGCTGGGGCCCAGGCGGCACCTGAGATGGGATGAGTGGCCCATCCTTCCAGGGCTAGGCTCGCTGAGCACCCTCACCAAGCTCTGTCATCTCACCTGGCCCAGTGGGAACCACAAAGACCCTGAACCCCTGTATGGGTGGCCCTCAAGCCCACCCCCTAAAGCTCCCAAACCAGCCAGAGGCTCAGGGACCCATCTTCCCATCTTCTATTATGTGACCCTAGGGTGGGTCTAATAGGCAGAGAAGACGCAGGGTGAGAAGGTGAAGGACTCTACCAggctgtgtgtgtttgggggggggtggtggaTGGGGATGGGTCTGGCTGGCTGGGCAGGGGCCTGGCCAGGAAGGCAGGTCTGGGGTCCTGCTTAGAGGGACTCGGGCAGGCAGCTGGCCAAGGGGACACTGGGGCACCTCCCCGAGGACACGGAGATGCAGACTGAAGGGTCACAGCCGGGTGTGGACTGCACAAGGGTGCCCTCGAGAGAGGGAGGAGCCCACAGAGGAACCACACtttgggggaaatatttgcaatgaAAAGATTGTCCCGAGTATGAAAGTACCATGTACCTGTgatagaaaacttggaaaatggagagaagggaaTAGGAGTCACCAACCCGCAAGGCCTGCCCCCAGCCCGTGCTAATGGTAGTTCAGTCTGGGGTCTCCTGGGTGGGGGGAGACTTGGCCAGCCCCCAGGGAAATTTAGCAGAAAGAGCAAGGGTTTGGGGCTCCCAGGAGCGCAGGGCCGAGTCCAGAGCCCTCTCGCTACTCCCAGGTCAAATATCTCCCCCAGGGCGAGTCACAGGGTACATGTGGGGTTTGAATCCGGGGGACAGGAGGTCCCTTGTAAACTGTGAAGTGCTGCCCCACCAAGGGCCCTGTGTCATTTAACTGAGGTGAAGTGAGGGTGTTAAGGTTCAGCCCTCAAGGGttttgatctgtaaaatgggattaatgaCTAGGTGTGTCCCCAGTGAGCCCCAGCAAGAGCACTGCCCTTTATCTGAGGGTGCGGGGTGTGTGCGTGGAGGATGGGGTCCCCGCAGGCCCTTAccgcccctctgccctccccaggccGCCTGGTGGATGCGCTGAAGAACTATGAGATCATCTTCTACCTGGCGGGCTCTGAGGTGGCCCTGGCTGGTGTCTTCATGGCTGTCGCCACCAAGTGTTGCCAGCGTTGCTCTCAGGATGCCCCAGCCAGCCCAGGCGCCGAGGGCGGGGCCAGCGACACAGAGGACGCTGAGGCCGAAGTGGACTCTGAGCCCCTGCCCACCAGCACTGAGAAGCCTGGTGACCTCGAGGCCCTGGAGGTGCTGAGCCCGGGGACTGCGCCCTCGGAACTCGAgggggaggcagagccagggctggacTCGGAGTCTGTGTAGCTCGGAGGCACCACGTGGGCGAGACCAGGGGCTTCGGGATCTGGCAGTTCCTTCTGAGAGTCCCGGCTGCCCCGAGAGGGCCTGGCACACTCCCCGGGGCCCACGTGGGGAGCTGCTTCCCTCATCTGCCCAGCGGGCGGTGGCCAGGCCCTGGTCCTGCCGGTGAAGCTGCTGTACACGGCAGGGTCTGGGTGTGAATCCAAAGTTCATAAAGCTGAGCTGAAAGACAGGTTCCGTccctgcagctctggctctggctgcCACCTGGGTGGCGGTCAGGAGGGAGTCTGAGGCCCTGACGCAGCGGGTGTTGCGGGGGGGAAGtggcagagatggagaaggaaggcggggggcgggcagggggtgTCCCGGTTCCAGCCATGCGCTCAGAGCCAAGCACTGAAGCCCCGCTGCCAGCACCTGCTTCTGGAGGGACCCAGAGCAGGGAGCGCACAGGTCCCAGAGTCTTGGGCTGGCGCTGAATCCCCAGGCTCCTTTGGTTGAGAGCAAATGGCTCCATGACTCCATCCTGCGGCCCTGGGAGAGCAGGGGGGTGGCAGTCACCATCCTGAGAGGGAGCCTTTCCCAGCGGAGTACTGGGTCTCCTCTCCCCAGAGAACACACGGGGGTGTCCTGGGCTTTGCTCTGGACATGTGTCCCTGTGGACGCCACCACTGTCCTTGACATCTGCTTCCACGCCCTCGAGGGGCGCCCCGGGCTATTGCCTCAGTGGCACTTTGCACCAAGTGCAGGGAGCTCCAGGGCTCACCCTGGCTGGgaagccggggggggggggcaatctGGTCTATTTATTCTCTCCCCACAAACTGGACACCCCTTTCTTTCAATCATGAACATGGTGACCAGGGCCCAGTGGGGGACGTGGCCTTCGCACCGCAGACCCCGACTCCATTCATCCCCACTCCTCAGGAGAGCCGGCCCATGGCAGCCCCCTGGCCCCGCTGGTCTCCTTTTCCTTCCGTGCCCCAGGAAGGTGTGGGAGCCCTGCAGAGGCCTGGCCAGTTCGCACCACGTCTACACCTGCCCCTGAGCCACCAGAGCAATGACTGCATCTTATTTAACAAGTGCTCCTGGAGCACTGACTATGCAGGCACCATTCCGAGCCCTTCACAAATGTGAATTCACCCAGGCTTCCTGGCGACCTAATGAGGTAGGTTCTCCTATTCGCCACCTTCACAGAAAGAGAGACTGAGGCACAGGCCGTGAGGAAGCAGCGCAGGGTCACAGAGGCTGTGATTGGAACCCAGGCTGTCTGTGCCCTTGGCCTCCACCCCGGCTGTCACTTCAGAGAGGAGGTGCAGGCTAACTGCTCTAAGGGACCCTCGTGGTGACAGCCCATCCCTCTCTCCAGGCTCCCGGTCCTGCCTGGGACCTGCACACTCAAAGCTGCTAAGCAGGAAACTAGCCCCCTCCAACCTggaccctgccccccacctcacACCCTCTTGCATGCCTCCTGTTCTCAGGATGACCACGTACTGTCCAAACAGGGACACTCAGAGGGAAAAGAGCCACTGTTGCTAATTGCCctaggccacaggtgtggactGGGACTGTCCAGGCGAAGCCAGACTCACGGCCGCCCCGTCTCTACCACTTGCAAAGACACGGAATCTTACCGTCACACCGTCCACCGGGCTCCTCCCCTCGGCCCTGGCAGAACAGGCGGCCTGCAGTGGCCGCGACACCCTTTGCACTCTCTCCCCAGTTTGGGGCCTCGAGTCCTCCCGACCCAGAATCTGTCCTGCCCTTCCCCAGATAAAGGCTTGGTTTGTGGCCAGAAGCACTGGAGGATGGAAGacgagggaggtgggggagaggccccactgagcagagcctggGAGGCCGGGGCAGAGTGGAGTCTTCCAGACTGGACGGGTCAGAGTCCAAATCCCGCTCCTACACCACGTGGCCTTGAGCGAGGCCCTTCTGCGCCTCAGCTTCCCACCTGTACGTGGGGACCGCGGGGTGAATCCAGAGCTGCTGCGAGGCGTCAGTGCTATCACAGGAAACGTCGGAAGCcttgctgccccctcccctgctcagggaggcagaagaggaggcGCCGAGGGGAGAGAGGGTCTGAGGCCACCGCAAAGAGCCCGGCTCCATCTGGGTTTGCGTTTATTCGGTACAGGCCCAGCACCCAGCCCTCCCCTGGAAGTGGCTGAGCGAGGGGAACAGAATAAATAAAGGCCGCCGAGGTGAGTGTGCACTGGGGAGGGGCCGGCCCGGGCGAGGCGAGGGCGCACGTAAAACACGGGCCCCCACCTCGGCTGTCCGCCTGCGGCCCCCCACCCGGCAGGCTCCAGGGGGCCAGTGAGGTGCCCACGAGGAGCAGGTCCTGGACTTCCCGCCACCTCCACCCCTCTTCCTTTCtgccctctttctccttcctgcgGCAGCTCCAGAGACCAGGCTCTCCAgctggctggggaggtggggagggaagggggagggggccagTGTCCAGGTCCCAGGCCGCAGCTCTGGGGCCTTTCCTGCGCGGGAGCCCGGGTGCACTGTGCTAGGACAGAGGAGCAGGGACGCAGGCGCCCCAAGCCAGCAGGCCTTTATGCGCCACCCTGCTGTGCGGCGGCCCCCGCCCCGCTCCCATGCTGCCGACCGCCCACTCACCCTACCCCCCGGATCCGCACCCCGAGGGGGCACTCAGGAGTCACACCAGCTTCCGCCCTTGTCCAGAGGCCCCGCCGCCCCTTGCGCGTCCCTGGACGGCTCCCCGGCGGCCGtgtcctcctcgtcctcctcctcctcgtcctccccGTCGGTGAACTCGTCCTGGCCGGGGCCGTAGGCCAGCGTGGTGTGGGCCAGGTCCACCTCGATGGGGAAGACGTCGGCGTCCCGCAGCACCGCGTAGCAGTCGTTGTAGTACTTGGACATGGTGGACACGAAGCGTTGCAGCTGGAACACGATGTCCTGGACTGGGGGCAGGAGGGCGGGCAGACAGGCGCCAGTGGGCCTTCCCGTCATGCGCCTCACTGACCCGTCCTGCCCCGCCCTACACAGACCCCAGGCCTCCCAGCTCCTAGTCCAGGGACGGAGGAGCCCCGCCAGGGTTGGGGGACGCTGCGCCCCCAGGAGCACAGGGGTCGTGGCCAAGCCCACCCGGGCCAGACTTTCCATCTTGGCTCTGACCCAAAGCTCTGCCATGCGCTGGCCCTGGGGCCGCAGGGAAATACTGTACCTCTGGGCCACAGTTTCCCCAGCTCTGAAGTGGGGAGAAGGTGGTACCTCCTGGGTGATACCAAGGCCTGCCTGCCTGAGGCAGGGTGTGGCCTGCAGACGCTGGCGCCCACCCACGCGCCTCACCGTGCTTCTGGTCCAGCAGCTCCATCTTCTCCAGCACGTCCTTGCGCATCTGGGAGAAGCGGGCGCGGGCCTCCTGGCGGCAGCGCAGGATCAGCCGGTACTCGTAGTTGCCTGTGCTCACGCGGTACAGGGGCTCCCCTAgggcctggggcggggaggggcgcaTCAGGGAAGCTGCTCTGGGACagagcggggcggggggcagaacGGCTGCAGAGCTGCCCACCAGCTTGCACCCCTGTACTGCGTGGCACTTTTCAAAGCTACGACAGTTCCCTGTTCTGAGATGCCAGCAATTGCTAGCACTCAGAGATAgcttcatgggggaaaaaaaaccccaaacccgcACCCTTGCcacattaaataaatgaacatttagTCATAGAGGGACC
Above is a window of Sus scrofa isolate TJ Tabasco breed Duroc chromosome 5, Sscrofa11.1, whole genome shotgun sequence DNA encoding:
- the SLC16A8 gene encoding monocarboxylate transporter 3 → MGASVPRRGPGPPDGGWGWAVLGACFVITGFAYGFPKAVSVFFRALMRDFGAGYSDTAWVSSIMLAMLYGTGPVSSILVTRFGCRPVMLVGGLLASAGMILASFATRLLELYLTAGVLTGEGTHCPPPFWGRGWGCRWGSGVLVARPPSSVSPREAVLVPRLSCPGSAGLSGPRPSLTLGTGVGRPQGAQHSASSPAGLGLALNFQPSLIMLGLYFERRRPLANGLAAAGSPVFLSALSPLGQLLLERFGWRGGFLLLGGLLLHCCACGAVMRPPPGSDPRPRRDSAGDAPGEAEADCEGLRLREEAPSGGRARRRLLDVAVCTDRAFAVYAVTKFLMALGLFVPAILLVNYAKDAGVPDSEAAFLLSIVGFVDIVARPACGALAGLARLRPHVAYLFSLALMANGLTDLSSARARSYSALVAFCIAFGLSYGMVGALQFEVLMAAVGAPRFPSALGLVLLLEAVAVLIGPPSAGRLVDALKNYEIIFYLAGSEVALAGVFMAVATKCCQRCSQDAPASPGAEGGASDTEDAEAEVDSEPLPTSTEKPGDLEALEVLSPGTAPSELEGEAEPGLDSESV